The genomic region GGCGGTGGGGGCGGCGACCTCGGCGTCGGGTTCGTCACCGCGGGCGAGCCGTTCGGTCTCGCGCTCGGCGGCCTTGCGCTGCTCGGGCTCGCGCATCTTCCACCATGCGAGGAAGGGCGAAGCCACGAACAGCGACGAGTAGACGCCGACCGCCATGCCGAGGAACAGCGCCAAGGCGAGGTCCTGCAGCGTCGTCGCACCCAGGACCTGGGCGCCGATGAACAGCAGTGCCGCGACCGGCAGGACCGACGTGATCGAGGTGTTGAGCGAGCGGTACAGCACCTCGTTCATCGACGCGTTGATCAACTGCGCGTACGTGCGTCGGCCCGGCTCGCCGAGCTGGACCGCGTTCTCCTTGACCCGGTCGAACACCACCACCGTGTCATAGAGCGAGTAACCGAGGATCGTCAGCAGCGCGATCACCGTGGCCGGCGAGACGTTGAAGCCCACCAAGGCGTACAGGCCGATCGTGATGAGCAGGTCGTGCACCAGCGCGACGACGGCCGCGACGGCCATCTTGAACTCGAGCCGGAAGGAGATGTAGATCACGACCACGACCATGAAGACCAGCAGGGCCTCGAGCGCCTGCTGGGTGATGCGCTGGCCCCAGTTGGGCCCGACGAAGCTGATGGTGGCGTTGTCGGCGTCCGACACCTCGACCAGCGCCCGCTCCACCGCGAGCGCCTCGTCGCTGCCGGGCTCCATCGCGTCCGTACGCACGAGTGCGCCGCGGGTGTCGCCCTCGCCCTGCAGCTGCGGGAGCACGTCGCGGGCACCGGCGTCCTCGGCGGCCGCGCGCAGGTCGTCGGAGGTCGTCTCGGGATCGATGCCCTCGAGCCGGTAGGCGGTCCCCCCGACGAAGTCGATCGACAGGTCGAGGCCGCCGATCAGCAACGAGCCGAGGCTGACGAGCACCAGGGCACCCGAGATCATGGCCCACAGGCGGCTGCGCCCGACGAAGTCGAAGTTGGGCGTCCTCATCGGCGTCCCCCTGCGGTCACGGTGGCCGGTTCGGCGGCCCGGACCGTCCGGCGGTTCATCAGCTTGGTACCCGAGAGCAGGAACACCAGCGGGCGGGTGAAGAAGTACATGATGACGATGTCGAGGATGCTGGCGATGCCGAGCATCAGCGCGAAGCCACGGACCGGGCCCACGGCGAGGAAGTACAGGATCACCGCGGCCGCCAGCGTGACGGTGTTGCCGGCCAGGTTGGTCCGGAAGGCCGACGAGAAGGCGGTCCGGACGCTGGTGCGTACCGTCTTGCCCAGGTTGGCCTCGTCACGGATGCGTTCGAAGAAGATGATCGAGGAGTCGGCGGTGATGCCGATCGAGACGATCAACCCGGCGATGCCGGCCAGGGTCAGGGCGAACCCGACCGTGCCGAGCGCCGTGACCAGCGACAGGATGACCACGCCGAAGATGCCCAGCGCCGCGAGCGCGACCGCCCCGAGCGCGCGGTAGAAGAAGAGCAGCCAGATCGCGACCAGCACCAGGCCGATGATCCCGGCGAGCAGCCCCGAGCGCAACGACTCGGTGCCCAGGGTCGGCGACACGACGTCGAAGGTGGCGGCGTCGAGGCTGATCGGCAGCGCACCCGTGCGCAGGATCAGGGCGAGGTCGACCGCGTCGGTCTCCTGTTCGGCCTGGGTCGCGCCGCCGGTGGTGATCGTCGCCTGTCCGCCCGTGATGCCGACGCCGCAGGCGACGCCGGGGTTCATCCCGGGCGCGGACTCCACGACGTTGTCGAGGACGATGGCGAGCATCCCTGGCTGGCCCTGGTCGCGCTGGCAGGCCAGGTCGCCGGTGATCTGCGCCCACTCCGCCGCGCCCTGGCTGTCGAGCTGCAGCGACACCTCGAAGCCGCCTTGTCCCAGGGTCGGGAAGGCGTCGTCGATCCGTTCGCCGGTCAGGGCGATCGGTCCGACGCGGTACTTCTCGACCTCGGCGAGGGCGGCCTCGTCGTCGTCGTCACCGGGGGTGGCGCCGTCGGTCGGGGACCCGCACAGGATCCCCGACTCCTCGGCCGGGAGCTCCTCGCGCTCGTCGACCGGGGCGGTGCAGTCGGGGCCCTCGTCGTAGGCGGGGTCACCGGGCACGAGGATGTCCTCGACCGGACGGAAGGCGAGCTGCGCCGTCGTGCCGATGATCTCCTGGACCCGGTCCGCGTCGGAGATGCCAGGCAACTGCACGATGATGTCGTTGCCGGCCCGCGAGATGTCGGGCTCGGCGACCCCGAGGCTGTCGACGCGCGCGCGGATGACCTCGACGGTCTGGTCGAGGATGTCGTCGATGCCCTCCTCGGGCTCGTCCCCCTCGAGTTCGGCGGTGTAGACCGCGCTGATGCCGCCCTGCAGGTCGAGGCCGAGGTTGGGCCGGTTGCCCAGGCCGAGGTAGGTGCCGGCGAGCAGCACCACGAGCAGGGTCACCATGAGGGTGGCGACGAGGCTCCGTTTGTTCACGTCAGGTCCTACGTTCGTTCGGCGCCGGCTGGATCAGCCGAGCGGGACGCCGTTGGCGGTGATGCGGAACTCGCATCCGAGGGTCCGCGCGGCGCGGCGGCACATCACCATGCGTTCCAGGAAGATCTCGAAGTACTCGATCACCGTCGACCGTTCCGTGTCGAGATCGAGTTCGAGGGTGATGGTGGCGCGGTCGGCGTCGACCCGCAGGAACGAGTGCGTGACGGCATCGTTCACGCGGTCGTGGATGTCCGTCGCGGTGTCGGCGCCCTTGCGGACCCGGCTGCGGTGCACGTCGGCCTTGTCGGCGAGGATCACGGCCGCGCCGACGGGACCGATGGAGGACCCGTACTGCTCCTCGTGGTTGCCGATGGCCGATAGCACCAACCCGATGCGGTAGGGATCCACCTCCAGCCGGCGCAGCGCGTCGTAGGCGATCCACGCGCCGGACAGGCCGTGGTTCATGCGGCTGACGACGTTGCCGACGTCGTGCATGTACCCGCCGATGGCGGCGAGGTCG from Egicoccus sp. AB-alg6-2 harbors:
- the secD gene encoding protein translocase subunit SecD yields the protein MNKRSLVATLMVTLLVVLLAGTYLGLGNRPNLGLDLQGGISAVYTAELEGDEPEEGIDDILDQTVEVIRARVDSLGVAEPDISRAGNDIIVQLPGISDADRVQEIIGTTAQLAFRPVEDILVPGDPAYDEGPDCTAPVDEREELPAEESGILCGSPTDGATPGDDDDEAALAEVEKYRVGPIALTGERIDDAFPTLGQGGFEVSLQLDSQGAAEWAQITGDLACQRDQGQPGMLAIVLDNVVESAPGMNPGVACGVGITGGQATITTGGATQAEQETDAVDLALILRTGALPISLDAATFDVVSPTLGTESLRSGLLAGIIGLVLVAIWLLFFYRALGAVALAALGIFGVVILSLVTALGTVGFALTLAGIAGLIVSIGITADSSIIFFERIRDEANLGKTVRTSVRTAFSSAFRTNLAGNTVTLAAAVILYFLAVGPVRGFALMLGIASILDIVIMYFFTRPLVFLLSGTKLMNRRTVRAAEPATVTAGGRR
- the secF gene encoding protein translocase subunit SecF: MRTPNFDFVGRSRLWAMISGALVLVSLGSLLIGGLDLSIDFVGGTAYRLEGIDPETTSDDLRAAAEDAGARDVLPQLQGEGDTRGALVRTDAMEPGSDEALAVERALVEVSDADNATISFVGPNWGQRITQQALEALLVFMVVVVIYISFRLEFKMAVAAVVALVHDLLITIGLYALVGFNVSPATVIALLTILGYSLYDTVVVFDRVKENAVQLGEPGRRTYAQLINASMNEVLYRSLNTSITSVLPVAALLFIGAQVLGATTLQDLALALFLGMAVGVYSSLFVASPFLAWWKMREPEQRKAAERETERLARGDEPDAEVAAPTASASRRAPITTEYVRGEGKRKKRRR
- a CDS encoding phosphohydrolase — translated: MTEHDDLDPAAAERADAAPLAAAEVERPEQLADPAGLSDPAATIAESAEAALVRGADAQDAVVEAAEVALAAERSAGQVSILTQLQQDEVVSAFIKLSDQFLGTQGFTEHGFRHANLVGRIAHNVLLHLGADQDLCDLAAIGGYMHDVGNVVSRMNHGLSGAWIAYDALRRLEVDPYRIGLVLSAIGNHEEQYGSSIGPVGAAVILADKADVHRSRVRKGADTATDIHDRVNDAVTHSFLRVDADRATITLELDLDTERSTVIEYFEIFLERMVMCRRAARTLGCEFRITANGVPLG